One genomic region from Spirosoma sp. KCTC 42546 encodes:
- a CDS encoding GNAT family N-acetyltransferase gives MTFLRIQAPNFYLNNIQTWYESSFPIDERRSFADLAILLPCPDMHLCALVDNDQLVGFIIYWTWETTLFVEHFAIDPAQRGKQFGQQALTQLLASANEYVILEVELPNDELSQRRVRFYERQGFSLNPFDYVQPPYQHGKEPIPMRLMSIPAIPDQGEFDRFSQLIKKRVYERFYA, from the coding sequence ATGACTTTTTTACGAATTCAGGCTCCTAATTTTTACTTAAACAACATTCAAACCTGGTATGAAAGCTCCTTCCCTATCGATGAACGGCGTAGTTTCGCTGATTTGGCAATACTCCTCCCCTGCCCGGATATGCACCTCTGTGCGCTGGTCGACAATGACCAACTCGTAGGTTTTATCATTTATTGGACCTGGGAAACTACTCTCTTTGTTGAGCATTTTGCGATTGATCCGGCCCAGCGGGGAAAGCAGTTTGGCCAGCAGGCATTGACGCAATTACTGGCTTCTGCAAACGAGTATGTGATTCTGGAAGTCGAGCTACCCAATGACGAACTGAGCCAGCGACGGGTTCGATTTTACGAACGACAGGGCTTTAGTTTAAATCCCTTTGATTACGTCCAACCACCCTACCAACATGGTAAAGAGCCCATACCCATGCGGTTGATGTCAATCCCGGCGATTCCTGATCAGGGCGAATTTGACCGATTCAGCCAGCTTATTAAGAAGCGGGTTTACGAGCGGTTTTATGCATAA
- a CDS encoding efflux RND transporter periplasmic adaptor subunit has translation MENLVRWTAAVLVCVSVVGCAGSETKTEEPEKLTLPVVQLSRQSTTLQRDYVTTLEAVRNVEIRARVSGFLEKIYVDEGQTVRQGQLLFSLNAAEYKVGLDKARASLRSAEAGAKTAEVEVGRVKLLVDKKIVSPSELELAKAKLDVARAQIEEAQSAQSTASLRLAHANIRAPFDGVINRIPFKMGSLIEEGALLTEVSDIHEVFAYFDVSEKEYLGFLKKHRDLVGKNGQEVEMMLADETPYPQKGRIETMESVFEEESGTIAFRARFPNPLKMLKHGSSGKVRIPSIESDALLVPQKAVFEVQDKNYVYVVDKANKVKSRSFVPQARVGQNYIVRSGLQAGDRVVYEGIQNIRDGDQIIPEAVSADRLASQNTLAQQ, from the coding sequence ATGGAAAATTTGGTGAGATGGACAGCTGCCGTTTTGGTATGTGTATCGGTTGTTGGTTGTGCCGGTAGCGAAACGAAAACCGAGGAACCTGAAAAACTGACCCTGCCCGTCGTTCAGTTATCCCGGCAATCTACTACACTGCAACGTGATTACGTAACAACCCTGGAAGCTGTTCGAAACGTGGAAATCCGCGCCAGGGTGTCGGGCTTTCTGGAAAAAATATATGTCGATGAGGGACAGACCGTTCGGCAGGGCCAACTGCTGTTTAGTTTGAATGCAGCCGAATACAAAGTTGGATTGGATAAAGCCCGCGCTAGCCTGAGAAGTGCCGAAGCCGGAGCGAAAACAGCCGAAGTTGAAGTAGGTCGGGTAAAGTTGCTGGTCGATAAAAAAATTGTCTCACCCTCTGAGCTAGAACTGGCGAAAGCTAAACTGGATGTCGCCCGAGCCCAGATCGAAGAAGCACAATCGGCCCAATCAACGGCCTCTCTTCGGCTCGCCCATGCCAACATTCGGGCACCTTTCGATGGCGTTATTAACCGCATTCCCTTCAAAATGGGCAGTCTGATTGAAGAGGGGGCCCTGCTCACGGAGGTGTCTGATATCCACGAGGTGTTTGCCTACTTCGACGTATCGGAGAAAGAATACTTGGGGTTTCTGAAAAAACACCGCGATCTGGTGGGTAAAAATGGGCAGGAAGTAGAGATGATGCTGGCCGATGAGACCCCTTACCCGCAAAAAGGACGGATCGAAACGATGGAGAGTGTATTTGAAGAGGAATCCGGCACCATTGCGTTTCGGGCCCGATTTCCCAACCCACTCAAGATGCTGAAACACGGTTCGTCGGGTAAAGTTCGGATTCCCAGCATTGAAAGCGATGCCTTACTGGTTCCGCAGAAAGCGGTATTCGAGGTGCAGGATAAAAACTACGTCTATGTAGTTGATAAGGCCAATAAAGTGAAGTCGCGGAGTTTCGTGCCGCAGGCCCGGGTTGGTCAGAACTACATTGTTCGGTCGGGACTGCAAGCGGGTGATCGGGTTGTCTATGAAGGCATCCAAAATATTCGGGATGGCGATCAGATCATTCCGGAAGCCGTTTCCGCCGATAGATTGGCTTCGCAAAATACGCTTGCTCAACAGTGA